A single Micromonospora luteifusca DNA region contains:
- a CDS encoding uracil-DNA glycosylase, whose protein sequence is MVARAARATDLARLDAAVSDCFACPRLVRWREEVARTRRAAFRDQEYWGRPVPGFGTADPRIAILGLAPAAHGGNRTGRIFTGDRSGDVLFAALHRAGLANQPTSVAADDGLALRDLRIFSAVRCAPPDNKPTPEERDTCAPWLHREVTLIRPTLRVVVALGAFAWAAWWPVLRQVYGQRPPSPRPAFGHGAHWSGADAPDVLGCYHVSQQNTFTGRLTPEMLDDVFGQAKQLAEVD, encoded by the coding sequence GTGGTCGCCCGCGCAGCGCGGGCGACCGACCTCGCTCGCCTCGACGCGGCGGTGAGCGACTGTTTCGCCTGCCCCCGGTTGGTCCGGTGGCGGGAGGAGGTCGCCCGCACCCGCCGGGCCGCATTCCGCGACCAGGAATACTGGGGCCGGCCGGTGCCCGGCTTCGGCACCGCTGACCCGCGGATCGCGATCCTCGGGCTGGCGCCCGCCGCGCACGGCGGCAACCGCACCGGCCGGATCTTCACCGGCGACCGGTCGGGTGACGTGCTCTTCGCCGCGCTGCACCGGGCCGGGCTGGCCAACCAACCGACCAGCGTCGCCGCCGACGACGGGCTCGCCCTGCGGGACCTGCGGATCTTCTCGGCCGTCCGGTGTGCGCCTCCGGACAACAAGCCGACCCCGGAGGAACGGGACACCTGCGCACCCTGGCTGCACCGCGAGGTCACGCTGATCCGGCCCACCCTGCGCGTCGTGGTCGCGCTGGGCGCATTCGCCTGGGCAGCGTGGTGGCCGGTCCTACGTCAGGTGTACGGGCAGCGCCCGCCCAGCCCGCGACCGGCGTTCGGTCATGGGGCACACTGGTCCGGCGCGGACGCTCCGGACGTGTTGGGCTGCTACCACGTCAGCCAACAGAACACCTTCACCGGGCGGCTGACACCAGAGATGCTGGACGACGTCTTCGGCCAGGCCAAACAGCTGGCCGAAGTGGACTGA